A genomic region of Candidatus Blochmanniella pennsylvanica str. BPEN contains the following coding sequences:
- the folE gene encoding GTP cyclohydrolase I FolE — MSILTQEALLVRDALSVRGLENPLIELNINHKIRKRRIENHMRAIVHLLNLDLEHDSLLNTPKRIAKMYIEEIFSGLDYSNFPKIAIIQNTMQINEMITVRGINITSTCEHHFIVFNGKVTISYIPEKNVIGLSKINRIVQFFSKRPQLQERLTKQIFLALQTLLNTDNVAIFIDAVHYCVKARGIHDVSSTTTTTALGGLFESNTNTREEFLHAIMYCNH, encoded by the coding sequence ATGTCTATATTAACACAAGAAGCGCTATTAGTACGTGATGCTTTATCAGTTCGAGGATTAGAAAATCCATTAATTGAGTTGAATATTAATCATAAAATACGTAAACGTCGTATTGAAAACCATATGAGAGCTATTGTGCATCTTCTTAATCTCGATTTGGAACATGATAGTTTGTTAAATACTCCTAAACGTATAGCTAAGATGTATATAGAAGAAATTTTCTCAGGATTGGATTATTCAAATTTTCCTAAAATTGCAATTATTCAAAATACAATGCAAATAAATGAGATGATTACAGTGAGAGGTATTAATATCACCAGCACTTGTGAACATCATTTCATTGTTTTTAATGGTAAAGTGACTATTTCTTATATTCCAGAAAAAAATGTGATTGGTTTGTCAAAGATAAATAGAATAGTTCAATTTTTTTCTAAAAGACCGCAGTTACAGGAACGATTAACAAAACAAATTTTTTTAGCGTTGCAAACCTTACTTAATACAGATAATGTGGCAATATTTATTGATGCAGTACATTATTGTGTTAAAGCTAGGGGTATTCATGATGTTAGCAGCACTACAACTACTACTGCGCTAGGGGGGTTATTTGAATCTAATACGAATACTAGAGAAGAATTTCTGCACGCAATTATGTATTGTAACCATTGA
- the rplY gene encoding 50S ribosomal protein L25 yields the protein MLTIKANLRIYHKKGATRRLRKQNKCPAVIYNRGQEPSIPIILNQNDILHPEAVIQLYKNNVILLFIENQQPITVKVQELQYHPFKSKLIHIDFTRV from the coding sequence ATGTTAACAATCAAAGCTAATTTACGTATTTATCACAAAAAAGGCGCAACAAGACGATTACGTAAACAAAACAAATGTCCAGCTGTTATCTACAATAGAGGCCAAGAACCAAGCATACCCATTATATTGAATCAAAACGATATTTTACATCCTGAAGCTGTAATACAATTATACAAAAATAATGTTATTCTATTGTTTATAGAAAATCAACAACCTATTACAGTCAAAGTGCAAGAACTACAATATCATCCTTTCAAGTCCAAATTAATCCATATTGATTTTACACGTGTTTAA
- a CDS encoding D-alanine--D-alanine ligase family protein — protein sequence MSKLCIGIICGGRSLEHEISLKSAMCIAQFIDKFRFEAMILWIDKKGCWHLKDIDFNDLSYHKDEKISILLQNCPYPFKFHTKNINILLKFDVIFPVVHGTLGEDGALQGLLCMMNLPFVGSNVLSSSVGMDKDVSKCLLRDAGLSVVPFRTVLAQDQHNIDFDYFVSIFGLPLFVKPSNQGSSIGVSKVTKCKDFNLALIKAFSFSNKILIEPAIIGRELECAVLGNDNPKISVCGEVILSDNNFYTYHDKYVKRKAQIMIPALINDAISDDIRHIALRAFQVLNCSGMARVDVFLNLDNKIFINEVNTLPGFTFDSMYPKLWEVSGLNLQELITKLVELALDLHDKKNCFYHVDGAVLKYFRHERI from the coding sequence ATGTCTAAATTATGCATTGGTATTATTTGCGGGGGTCGTTCTTTAGAACACGAGATTTCATTGAAATCAGCTATGTGTATTGCACAGTTTATTGATAAATTTCGTTTCGAGGCCATGATTTTATGGATAGATAAAAAAGGATGTTGGCATTTGAAAGATATCGATTTTAATGATTTATCGTATCATAAAGATGAAAAAATTTCCATTTTGTTACAAAACTGTCCTTATCCGTTTAAATTTCATACTAAAAATATAAATATTTTATTAAAATTTGATGTTATTTTCCCTGTAGTTCATGGAACACTAGGAGAAGATGGTGCTTTGCAAGGTTTATTGTGTATGATGAATTTGCCATTTGTTGGATCTAATGTTTTGAGTTCATCTGTAGGGATGGATAAAGACGTGTCTAAATGTTTGTTGCGTGATGCGGGTTTATCCGTAGTACCATTTAGAACTGTTTTGGCTCAGGATCAACATAATATAGATTTTGATTATTTTGTTTCTATCTTTGGACTACCTTTGTTTGTGAAACCATCAAATCAAGGGTCATCGATAGGAGTATCGAAAGTTACTAAATGTAAAGATTTTAACTTAGCTTTAATCAAAGCTTTCTCTTTTAGTAATAAAATATTAATAGAACCAGCTATTATTGGAAGAGAGTTGGAATGCGCAGTATTGGGTAACGATAATCCGAAAATTAGTGTGTGTGGTGAAGTTATATTATCAGATAATAATTTTTATACTTATCATGATAAATATGTGAAACGTAAAGCACAGATTATGATACCTGCGTTAATTAATGATGCAATAAGTGATGATATTCGTCATATTGCTTTACGTGCATTTCAAGTGTTAAATTGTTCTGGAATGGCGCGGGTAGATGTTTTTTTAAATTTGGATAATAAAATTTTTATTAATGAAGTTAATACGTTACCTGGATTTACTTTCGATAGTATGTATCCTAAATTGTGGGAGGTAAGTGGATTAAATTTGCAAGAGCTAATTACGAAATTGGTAGAATTAGCGCTAGATCTACATGATAAAAAAAATTGTTTTTATCATGTAGATGGTGCTGTATTGAAATATTTTCGGCATGAGAGGATTTGA
- a CDS encoding porin OmpC produces the protein MKLRCFTSLVATMVMASTAVASEIYNKDGNILDMFGSLVGGHYFSKDNTKNGDNSFVRYGFSGTTYINDQIVGFGMWEHEISLKNTEGSIVNNNDKVLLGYAGIKFGNLGSIDYGRNYGVLYDVGAWTDVTPGFGGDILFVDNFLSNRSSNVITYRNKNFFGFVNGLDFALQYQGKNDVNKATGRTLKTANGEGYGVSASYSLDNGFAASLAYTNNKRIIEQTGLDSNLCCNANAEAYSLGIKYDGNGMYVAAIYGETYNMTPFGSFCDNLNPEYIYGFVNKAKNIELVAQYQFGFGLRPSVSYLYSKANDAENDAYSNFLKKCVTVGTSYVFNKNICTTIDYRINLLHKDSFTSASQICTDNVIALGVAYAF, from the coding sequence ATGAAATTACGGTGTTTTACTAGCCTGGTTGCAACTATGGTTATGGCAAGCACTGCCGTGGCTTCTGAAATTTACAATAAAGATGGAAATATATTAGATATGTTTGGTAGTCTTGTTGGAGGTCATTATTTTTCTAAAGATAATACTAAAAATGGGGATAATTCGTTTGTAAGATATGGTTTTTCTGGAACAACATATATTAATGATCAAATTGTTGGTTTTGGTATGTGGGAGCATGAAATTTCCTTAAAGAATACTGAAGGAAGCATCGTAAATAATAATGATAAGGTGTTGCTTGGATATGCAGGAATAAAATTTGGAAATTTAGGAAGCATTGATTACGGAAGAAATTATGGAGTATTGTATGATGTGGGAGCATGGACAGATGTAACACCAGGATTTGGAGGAGATATATTGTTTGTAGATAATTTTTTATCTAATCGTAGTTCGAATGTGATTACATATCGTAATAAAAATTTTTTTGGTTTCGTGAATGGACTGGATTTTGCCTTGCAATATCAAGGTAAAAATGATGTGAACAAAGCAACGGGTCGTACTTTAAAAACGGCTAACGGAGAAGGATACGGGGTATCTGCATCTTATTCATTGGACAATGGGTTTGCTGCATCCCTGGCTTACACTAATAATAAACGTATCATTGAACAAACTGGTTTAGATAGCAATCTTTGTTGTAATGCTAATGCTGAAGCATACTCCTTGGGCATAAAATATGATGGAAACGGTATGTATGTAGCAGCAATTTATGGAGAGACTTATAATATGACTCCATTCGGTAGTTTTTGTGATAATCTTAATCCAGAATATATTTATGGGTTTGTTAATAAAGCTAAGAATATTGAATTAGTGGCCCAATATCAATTTGGTTTTGGTTTACGTCCTTCTGTATCTTATTTGTATTCAAAAGCTAATGATGCGGAAAATGATGCTTACAGCAATTTCTTAAAAAAATGTGTTACAGTTGGAACAAGTTATGTTTTTAATAAAAATATTTGTACTACTATAGATTATAGAATTAATTTATTACATAAGGATAGTTTCACCAGTGCGTCTCAGATTTGTACCGATAATGTTATTGCGTTGGGCGTAGCTTACGCATTTTAA
- the gyrA gene encoding DNA gyrase subunit A, whose protein sequence is MNDFAKEITQINIEEELTHSYLDYAMSVIVGRALPDVRDGLKPVHRRILFAMQVLGNCWNRNYKKSARVVGDVIGKYHPHGDTAVYETIVRMAQPFLMRYALVDGQGNFGSVDGDPAAAMRYTEVRMSKIANELLLDLDKETVDYELNYDGTESIPGILPARIPNLLVNGSSGIAVGMATNIPPHNLSEVINGCLAFIDNEDITIEELMKYIPGPDFPTAAIINDSGGLKEAYSTGRGKIYIRARSEIETDVKSGRESIVIYEIPYQVNKARLLEKIAELAKLKRIEGIYNLRDESDKDGMRIVVEIKRDAISEVILNNLYSLTSLQTSFGINMVALHQGQPKIMSLKDILSAFVCHRRAVVIRRVTFELKKARSRIHILEGLAIALFNIDSVIKLIRQSNSSVEASSVLISSSWNIGNVFDMKQRTSINLMKSEGSEVKNAVHNNQYCLTKNQAQAILDLKLHKLTTLEYEKLLQEYSSLLEKIKNLISILKDPKCLMRVIRQELLMIQEEYNDSRRTEISSNIENINVENLINQKDVVVTLSYQGYVKYQPLTDYEAQKRGGKGKLATRIKEEDFITRLLIANTHDTVLLFSNYGRIYWMKVYRLPAASRGSRGKPIINLLPLDVNERITAILPIQNYTTGHQVFMATSSGVVKKTPLTEFSRPRNVGIIALNLNDGDELIGADVTDGSNEVMLFTAYGKVVRFKETQVRSVGRSAIGVKGIHLLQGDRVVSLIIPKDKSSILTVTRNGFGKRTNQSEYPIKSRATQGVISIKVTERNGNVIGAVQVNQSDQIVMITDLGRLVRTRVSEVNIIRRNTQGVMLIRTACNECVVGLQCVVESV, encoded by the coding sequence ATGAATGATTTTGCTAAAGAAATCACACAAATTAACATAGAAGAAGAATTAACACATTCTTATTTAGATTATGCCATGTCAGTGATCGTTGGGCGCGCATTGCCAGATGTTCGAGATGGATTAAAACCCGTGCATCGGCGTATATTATTTGCCATGCAAGTACTTGGGAATTGTTGGAATAGAAATTATAAAAAATCAGCTAGAGTAGTAGGTGATGTTATTGGAAAATATCATCCTCATGGGGATACCGCAGTATATGAAACTATAGTACGCATGGCACAACCTTTTTTAATGCGCTATGCTTTAGTAGATGGACAGGGTAATTTTGGTTCAGTAGATGGTGATCCAGCGGCAGCTATGCGTTACACTGAAGTACGTATGTCTAAAATAGCAAATGAATTATTGTTAGATTTAGACAAAGAAACTGTTGATTATGAACTAAATTATGATGGCACTGAAAGTATCCCAGGAATATTACCTGCTAGAATTCCAAATCTTTTGGTTAATGGTTCTTCTGGTATTGCTGTAGGAATGGCTACTAATATCCCTCCTCACAATCTTTCTGAGGTAATTAATGGATGTTTGGCGTTTATAGATAATGAGGATATTACTATTGAAGAATTAATGAAATATATTCCGGGCCCAGATTTTCCTACTGCTGCTATTATTAATGATAGCGGTGGTTTGAAAGAAGCATATAGCACCGGACGAGGTAAAATTTATATTCGCGCTCGGTCGGAAATTGAAACTGATGTTAAAAGTGGTCGTGAATCTATCGTAATATATGAAATTCCTTATCAAGTTAATAAGGCTCGATTGTTAGAAAAGATCGCGGAATTAGCAAAATTAAAACGCATTGAGGGAATATATAATTTGCGTGATGAATCTGATAAGGATGGTATGCGAATAGTTGTTGAAATTAAACGTGATGCTATTAGTGAGGTAATTTTAAATAATTTATATTCTTTAACTTCGTTACAAACTTCATTCGGTATTAATATGGTAGCGTTACATCAAGGCCAACCAAAAATTATGTCATTAAAAGACATTTTATCTGCCTTTGTATGTCATCGTCGCGCAGTGGTAATACGTCGTGTTACTTTTGAATTAAAGAAAGCTCGTAGTCGTATTCATATTTTAGAGGGGTTAGCGATTGCATTATTTAATATTGATTCAGTTATTAAACTTATTCGTCAATCTAATAGTTCGGTGGAAGCTAGTTCTGTTTTAATATCTTCATCGTGGAATATAGGCAATGTCTTTGATATGAAACAGAGAACTTCTATTAATTTGATGAAATCTGAGGGGTCAGAAGTCAAGAATGCTGTTCACAATAATCAATATTGTCTTACCAAGAATCAAGCACAAGCTATTTTAGATTTAAAATTACATAAACTTACTACTTTGGAGTATGAAAAATTATTGCAAGAATATAGCAGTTTGTTAGAAAAAATAAAAAATTTAATCTCTATCTTAAAAGATCCTAAATGCCTTATGAGGGTAATTCGTCAAGAACTATTGATGATACAAGAAGAGTATAACGATTCTCGTCGTACTGAAATTAGTAGCAATATTGAAAATATTAATGTTGAAAATTTAATTAATCAAAAAGATGTAGTAGTAACTTTATCATATCAAGGTTATGTTAAATATCAACCATTAACAGATTATGAGGCGCAAAAACGAGGAGGAAAAGGAAAATTAGCAACACGAATTAAGGAAGAAGATTTTATTACGCGATTATTAATAGCTAATACTCATGATACGGTTTTGTTATTTTCTAATTATGGGCGTATATATTGGATGAAAGTTTATCGATTACCTGCAGCTAGTCGTGGATCACGAGGTAAACCAATTATTAACTTGTTACCATTAGATGTGAATGAACGAATTACTGCTATTTTACCAATTCAAAATTATACAACAGGACATCAAGTATTTATGGCGACTAGTAGTGGAGTTGTAAAAAAAACGCCACTTACTGAGTTTAGTCGGCCACGTAATGTTGGTATTATTGCATTGAATCTTAATGATGGGGACGAATTAATTGGAGCTGATGTAACCGATGGTAGTAATGAGGTAATGTTGTTTACTGCTTACGGAAAAGTTGTACGATTTAAAGAAACGCAGGTGCGCAGTGTAGGTCGCTCGGCGATTGGCGTGAAAGGTATTCATTTATTACAAGGTGATCGCGTAGTATCTTTAATTATACCAAAAGATAAGAGTTCTATTCTTACTGTTACTCGAAATGGTTTTGGAAAACGTACTAATCAATCAGAATATCCAATCAAGTCTCGCGCGACTCAAGGTGTGATTTCTATTAAGGTTACGGAGCGAAATGGTAATGTAATTGGTGCTGTGCAAGTAAATCAATCTGATCAAATAGTAATGATCACTGACTTAGGTCGATTAGTGCGCACTCGTGTTTCTGAAGTTAATATCATTAGACGTAATACTCAAGGAGTTATGTTAATTCGTACAGCATGCAATGAATGCGTCGTTGGATTACAGTGTGTTGTGGAATCGGTATAG
- the ubiG gene encoding bifunctional 2-polyprenyl-6-hydroxyphenol methylase/3-demethylubiquinol 3-O-methyltransferase UbiG: MIDELTEKSKNMNKKKIDEFKTSTSQWWGPFNAFKPLHHINSTRFNYIIEHSHGLFGKKILDIGCGGGILSESMAEAGAEVVGLDINASVLEVAKSHALHQGLNIHYIQETIENHALNHANHYDVVTCMEVLEHVPCPSSIVHACSTMIKIDGSVFFSTLNRTFKSWLFVVIGAEYIFRIIPKGTHNFNKFITPSELLEWIDSTILEEQNITGLCYNPLTNKCALIRNLNTNYILHAKLKK, translated from the coding sequence ATTATTGATGAGCTTACAGAAAAATCAAAAAATATGAATAAAAAAAAAATCGATGAATTCAAGACATCCACATCACAATGGTGGGGTCCTTTTAATGCATTTAAACCATTGCATCACATTAATTCGACACGCTTTAATTATATTATTGAGCATAGTCATGGACTATTTGGTAAAAAAATATTAGATATTGGCTGCGGTGGAGGTATTTTATCAGAAAGTATGGCAGAAGCAGGCGCAGAAGTTGTTGGGTTAGATATCAATGCTTCTGTTTTAGAAGTTGCAAAATCACATGCCTTACATCAAGGATTAAATATTCATTACATACAAGAAACAATAGAAAACCATGCCTTAAACCATGCTAATCATTACGATGTAGTAACCTGTATGGAAGTTTTAGAACATGTACCGTGTCCTTCATCAATCGTTCATGCTTGCTCTACTATGATTAAGATAGATGGATCAGTATTTTTTTCCACATTAAATCGTACATTTAAATCATGGCTGTTCGTTGTAATAGGCGCTGAATATATTTTTCGCATTATTCCAAAAGGCACTCATAATTTTAATAAATTTATTACCCCATCTGAATTACTAGAATGGATTGACTCTACCATTTTAGAAGAACAAAACATCACCGGATTATGCTATAATCCCCTCACGAATAAATGCGCCTTAATACGTAACCTCAATACAAATTATATCTTACATGCTAAACTAAAAAAATAA
- the nrdA gene encoding class 1a ribonucleoside-diphosphate reductase subunit alpha has translation MNQTLLVTKRNGHHEPINLDKIHRVINWAAKGLEQVSVSQVELRSHIQFYNGIKTSDIQETIIKAAADLISEEEPDYQYLAARLAVFHLRKKAYGQFEPPKLYNHVLRLIKIGKYDQHLLDDYNAEEFNQMDTFIDHWRDMNFSYAAVKQLEGKYLVQNRVTGEIYESAQFLYILTAACLFSKYPKKTRMHYIQQFYDAISTFKISLATPIMSGVRTPTRQFSSCVLIECDDSLDSINATSSSIVKYVAQRAGIGINAGRIRALGSPIRNGEAFHTGCIPFYKHFQTAVKSCSQGGVRGGAATLFYPIWHLEIENLLVLKNNRGIDSNRIRHLDYGVQINKLMYQRLIEGKYITLFSPSDVPGLYEAFFNNQNEFEHLYNIYENDHNIRHRKIKAIELFSLMMQERASTGRIYIQHTDHCNTHSAFDSIAAPVRQSNLCLEITLPTKPLNNINDHNGEIALCTLSAFNLGNIENLDDLSELSILIVRALDALLDYQHYPIPAAQRSAVRRRSLGIGVINYAYYLAKHGVRYSDGSANKLTHRTFEAIQYHLLRASNNLAQEKGSCEWFNDTSYSKGILPIDTYKTDLNSFINEPLHYNWEDLRVKIKKYGLRNSTLSALMPSETSSQISNATNGIEPPRGYISIKTSKNGILRQVVPEFIKLKSDYELLWQIPDNRGYLQLVGIMQKFIDQSISTNTNYDPSRFPENKVPMKQLLSDLLYAYRLGIKTLYYHNTRDGAQDVQKTLPHNQSNICTSDACTI, from the coding sequence ATGAACCAAACTCTACTAGTTACCAAACGAAACGGTCATCACGAACCTATTAATCTTGACAAAATTCACCGAGTTATTAATTGGGCCGCCAAAGGATTAGAGCAAGTCTCTGTTTCACAAGTAGAATTGCGTTCCCACATACAATTTTATAATGGAATAAAAACTTCCGATATTCAAGAAACAATCATAAAAGCAGCAGCAGACTTGATTTCTGAAGAAGAACCAGACTATCAATATTTAGCAGCACGTTTAGCAGTATTTCATTTACGTAAAAAAGCTTACGGTCAATTTGAACCACCAAAACTGTATAATCATGTGTTACGATTAATAAAAATTGGTAAATACGATCAACATTTGCTAGATGATTATAATGCGGAAGAGTTTAATCAAATGGATACATTTATTGATCATTGGCGGGACATGAATTTTTCATATGCTGCTGTAAAACAATTAGAAGGTAAATACTTAGTACAAAATAGGGTAACCGGAGAAATTTATGAAAGTGCTCAGTTTTTATATATATTAACTGCGGCCTGTTTATTTTCTAAATATCCCAAAAAAACTCGAATGCATTACATTCAACAATTTTATGATGCGATATCAACTTTTAAAATTTCTTTAGCAACACCTATTATGTCTGGAGTACGCACACCAACACGCCAATTTAGTTCCTGTGTATTAATCGAATGTGATGATAGTCTTGATTCTATCAATGCAACATCCAGTTCTATTGTAAAATATGTTGCGCAACGCGCTGGAATAGGTATTAACGCTGGACGTATTAGAGCATTAGGTAGTCCAATACGTAACGGAGAAGCGTTCCACACCGGATGTATCCCATTCTATAAACATTTTCAAACAGCAGTAAAATCATGCTCTCAAGGAGGCGTACGTGGAGGAGCGGCCACACTATTTTATCCTATTTGGCATTTAGAAATAGAAAATTTACTTGTTTTAAAAAATAATCGTGGAATCGATTCTAACCGAATACGTCATTTAGATTATGGTGTACAAATCAATAAATTAATGTACCAACGTCTTATTGAAGGAAAATATATTACACTATTTAGCCCATCTGATGTGCCAGGACTATATGAAGCTTTTTTTAATAATCAAAATGAATTCGAACACTTATATAACATATATGAAAATGATCATAATATTAGACATCGAAAAATTAAAGCAATAGAATTGTTTTCTTTAATGATGCAAGAGCGAGCTTCTACTGGAAGAATCTATATTCAACATACAGATCACTGTAATACTCATAGTGCTTTTGATAGTATTGCCGCTCCAGTTCGTCAATCCAATTTATGCTTGGAAATCACTTTACCAACCAAACCTTTAAATAACATTAATGACCATAATGGTGAAATTGCTTTATGTACACTATCTGCTTTCAATCTTGGTAACATTGAAAATCTTGATGACTTATCTGAACTCTCTATTTTAATAGTAAGAGCTCTCGACGCTTTATTAGATTATCAACATTATCCTATTCCTGCTGCACAACGTAGTGCTGTAAGAAGACGTTCTTTAGGCATTGGAGTAATTAATTATGCTTATTATCTTGCTAAACATGGGGTACGCTATTCAGATGGTAGTGCTAATAAACTAACACATCGTACTTTCGAAGCTATTCAATATCATTTATTAAGAGCGTCTAACAATTTGGCTCAAGAAAAAGGATCTTGCGAGTGGTTCAATGATACTTCATATTCAAAAGGAATCTTACCTATTGATACATATAAAACAGACCTGAATTCATTTATTAATGAACCATTACATTATAATTGGGAAGATTTGCGTGTAAAGATTAAAAAGTATGGATTACGAAATTCTACATTATCTGCATTAATGCCATCAGAAACTTCGTCACAAATTTCTAATGCTACTAATGGGATAGAACCTCCCAGAGGTTACATTAGCATAAAAACTTCAAAAAACGGAATTTTGCGTCAAGTAGTACCTGAATTTATTAAACTAAAATCTGATTATGAATTATTATGGCAAATACCGGATAATCGGGGATATCTACAATTAGTAGGGATTATGCAAAAATTCATTGACCAATCCATTTCAACTAATACTAATTACGATCCCTCTCGATTTCCAGAAAACAAAGTACCTATGAAACAGCTACTTTCAGATTTATTATACGCATACAGACTTGGTATTAAAACATTATATTATCATAACACCCGTGATGGAGCTCAAGATGTACAAAAAACACTGCCACATAACCAATCAAATATTTGTACAAGTGATGCTTGTACAATTTAG
- the nrdB gene encoding class Ia ribonucleoside-diphosphate reductase subunit beta translates to MIYTTFSQNKNNQLLEPMFLGQPVNIARFDQQKHSIFEKLIEKQLSFFWRPEEIDISKDRIDFQSLPDHEKHIFISNLKYQTLLDSIQGRSPNIALLPLISIPELEIWVETWSFFETIHSRSYTHIIRNIVNHPSLIFDDIISNKEILKRAKDISTYYDNLIELTSYYHILGPGIHQINNNTVAVNLHELKKKLYLCLISVNVLEAIRFYVSFACSFAFAERELMEGNAKIIRLIARDEALHLNATQHILNLMRSGSDDPEMADISTECQQESYALFLMAAEQEKNWANYLFKDGSMIGLNKDILCQYIEYITNIRMQAIGLRTPFNIKSNVIPWINSWLSSDNVQVAPQEVEASSYLVGQIDPNIDENEFHDFQL, encoded by the coding sequence ATGATTTATACAACTTTTTCTCAAAATAAAAATAATCAACTGCTCGAACCGATGTTTTTAGGACAACCAGTAAATATCGCTCGATTTGATCAACAAAAACATTCCATTTTCGAAAAATTAATTGAAAAACAACTTTCGTTCTTTTGGCGCCCAGAAGAAATAGATATTTCTAAAGACCGTATAGATTTTCAATCATTACCAGACCATGAAAAACACATTTTTATTAGCAATTTAAAATACCAAACTTTATTAGATTCTATTCAAGGACGCAGTCCCAATATTGCATTATTACCATTAATTTCTATACCAGAACTGGAAATTTGGGTAGAAACTTGGTCATTTTTTGAAACCATTCACTCCCGTTCCTACACCCATATTATTCGTAATATTGTTAATCACCCATCTTTGATATTTGATGATATTATCAGCAACAAAGAAATTTTAAAACGTGCTAAAGATATTTCGACGTACTATGATAATTTAATTGAATTAACCAGTTATTATCATATCTTAGGCCCCGGTATTCATCAAATCAATAATAACACTGTCGCAGTAAACTTACATGAACTTAAAAAGAAATTATATTTATGTTTGATTAGCGTTAACGTCCTAGAAGCTATTCGTTTTTATGTCAGCTTTGCCTGTTCTTTTGCATTTGCTGAACGAGAACTCATGGAAGGTAATGCAAAAATTATACGACTTATAGCACGTGACGAAGCTTTGCATTTAAACGCTACTCAACATATTTTAAACTTAATGCGCTCTGGATCAGATGATCCAGAAATGGCCGATATCAGTACAGAATGCCAACAAGAAAGTTATGCGCTGTTTTTAATGGCTGCAGAACAAGAAAAAAATTGGGCTAACTATTTATTTAAAGATGGCTCTATGATAGGTTTAAATAAAGATATACTTTGTCAATATATTGAATATATTACCAATATACGCATGCAAGCAATCGGGCTAAGAACACCCTTCAACATTAAATCTAACGTGATACCATGGATTAATTCTTGGTTATCATCAGATAATGTTCAAGTGGCGCCACAAGAAGTAGAAGCCAGTTCTTATCTAGTAGGCCAAATAGATCCTAATATTGACGAAAATGAATTTCATGACTTTCAATTGTAA
- the yfaE gene encoding class I ribonucleotide reductase maintenance protein YfaE gives MNFMTFNCKIFFLQKKYLNIQFAHNNRMYRSLLEALEMHHIPSLNYQCRSGYCGSCRALLIRGKVQYYTEPLGYIHSNEILICCCVPIEHIILKLL, from the coding sequence ATGAATTTCATGACTTTCAATTGTAAAATATTTTTTCTTCAAAAAAAATATTTAAATATACAATTTGCGCATAACAACAGAATGTATCGTTCCTTATTAGAAGCATTGGAAATGCATCATATACCATCATTAAATTATCAATGTCGATCAGGTTACTGTGGAAGTTGCCGTGCCTTATTAATAAGAGGAAAAGTACAATATTACACAGAACCTTTAGGTTATATTCATTCTAATGAAATTTTGATATGCTGCTGTGTTCCTATAGAACATATTATATTAAAACTACTGTAA